One Campylobacteraceae bacterium DNA window includes the following coding sequences:
- a CDS encoding nitrate- and nitrite sensing domain-containing protein — MNNFSIKNKLIFLLILPIVGLIFLASNISYDRYNAYKQYNGLFNGIQLASKITSLVHELQKERGMTAGFIGSEGITFKKQLPIQRELTDSKKEAFYTYLETLDKKLLNNAFGKQVKKSITLLKNLSEKRSQVSSLSINSNNALKYYTNMNNAFLKTIVYLGKFSNNASFSQQISAYSHFLYAKEKTGIERALATSTFKNDKYFPGVRTKLNSLIAQQNTYLEQFTQLANEENKTFYIKTVSGKSIEEVNRMRAIALEAKDKGGFGIDASYWFDSISKKINKLKEVENYISSNIKVNNQELQNIVIIAQSLSALLHETQKERGATAAYLGSKGNKFKTKLPMQREATNQKRFTLEKLVKNLNKDLYPLYIQKDLNASILKLKNTLALRNNIDKLSISTEKAISSYTSMNAQFLHTIANIAKLPKNSIEATQLISFYNFLMNKERAGIERAVMTNVFSVNKFSGNLKNRFLNLVTEQNTFIQSFLASANEQTKDFYNKTLKGKDIDEVNRMRKIAFEANTIGGFGIDSDYWFKMISNKINLLKKVDDYLANNLIKNSEELSIEAENEMLFYLVLSFIILIVTLIFAQLVVNNLLYGIRTLEVGVNDFFRFLNKETKEVVLIDLKRKDLIGSMAEKINENITNTKEIILDDMKFMEKVKDIVSQIKDGNLSKRLNYHPKSSNLKDLKTEINEMLNVMNNTIGSDINEITEVLNKYSKLDFRTKINNAQGKVENNILDVGNIITNMLIENKKNGLTINESAKVLLENVNILNTSSNEAAASLEETAASLEEITSSIVHNTETVIKMSSYAKEVTSSVNAGQELAKETTRSMDEINTQVLAISEAIAVIDQIAFQTNILSLNAAVEAATAGEAGKGFAVVAQEVRNLASRSAEAANEIKALVENATIKADGGKKTADKMIQGYSSLNSNISRTIELINDVSTASLEQQKGIEQINDAIGLLDQQTQKNAAVANQTKEIADETIHIANKIVQDANEKEFEGKDSIKAEKTNIRTFAQEISKMPIKNKKHSKSEILTIDEQKNTNHKEVQTLSANKKSYENEELSEWESF, encoded by the coding sequence ATGAATAACTTTTCTATAAAAAATAAATTAATATTTCTTCTGATTTTACCAATAGTGGGTTTAATATTTTTAGCCAGTAATATCAGTTATGACAGATACAATGCGTATAAACAATACAATGGACTTTTTAATGGCATTCAATTAGCTAGCAAAATTACTTCTCTTGTTCATGAACTACAAAAAGAAAGAGGTATGACAGCTGGATTTATTGGAAGTGAAGGCATTACGTTTAAAAAGCAACTACCAATACAAAGAGAGCTTACAGATTCTAAAAAAGAAGCGTTTTATACTTATTTAGAAACACTAGATAAAAAATTATTAAACAATGCTTTTGGCAAACAAGTAAAAAAGTCTATTACCTTATTAAAAAACTTATCAGAAAAAAGATCACAAGTATCATCGCTCAGTATTAATTCCAATAATGCCCTTAAATATTATACAAATATGAACAATGCATTTTTAAAAACAATCGTATATCTGGGTAAATTTTCTAATAATGCATCGTTTTCACAGCAAATCAGTGCTTATTCGCACTTTTTATATGCTAAAGAAAAAACAGGAATCGAACGGGCACTGGCAACTTCAACATTTAAAAATGATAAATATTTTCCAGGTGTTAGAACTAAATTGAACAGTCTAATTGCCCAACAAAATACCTACTTAGAACAATTTACTCAATTAGCAAATGAAGAAAATAAAACATTTTATATTAAAACTGTATCTGGAAAGAGTATAGAAGAAGTAAATAGAATGAGAGCCATTGCTTTAGAAGCAAAAGACAAGGGTGGCTTTGGTATTGATGCTTCTTATTGGTTTGATTCAATTAGTAAAAAGATAAATAAATTGAAAGAAGTTGAGAACTATATAAGTTCAAATATTAAAGTAAATAATCAAGAACTACAAAATATAGTTATCATAGCCCAGTCATTATCTGCGTTGCTTCATGAAACACAAAAAGAAAGAGGGGCAACAGCAGCTTATCTTGGAAGTAAAGGAAATAAATTTAAAACAAAATTACCAATGCAAAGAGAAGCTACCAATCAAAAAAGGTTTACACTTGAAAAACTGGTTAAAAATTTAAATAAAGACCTCTACCCTCTTTATATACAAAAAGATCTTAACGCTTCAATCTTAAAACTAAAAAATACTTTAGCCCTAAGAAATAACATTGACAAACTAAGTATCAGTACAGAAAAAGCAATTAGTTCATATACCTCAATGAACGCACAGTTTTTGCATACTATTGCAAATATCGCGAAACTGCCTAAAAACTCAATTGAAGCAACCCAACTCATCTCTTTTTATAATTTTTTGATGAACAAAGAAAGAGCGGGAATTGAACGAGCTGTTATGACAAATGTATTTTCTGTAAATAAATTTTCTGGAAACTTAAAAAATAGATTTTTAAATCTTGTTACAGAACAAAATACTTTTATTCAATCATTTTTGGCCTCTGCTAATGAACAAACAAAAGATTTTTACAACAAAACCTTAAAAGGTAAAGATATTGATGAAGTAAATAGAATGAGAAAAATTGCATTTGAGGCAAATACAATTGGTGGTTTTGGCATAGATTCTGATTATTGGTTTAAAATGATTAGTAATAAAATTAACTTACTTAAAAAAGTCGATGATTATTTGGCAAATAATCTCATCAAAAATTCCGAAGAATTATCAATAGAAGCTGAAAATGAAATGCTTTTTTATCTTGTTTTATCTTTTATTATTCTAATTGTTACATTGATTTTTGCTCAACTAGTAGTCAATAATCTTTTATATGGAATACGTACACTAGAAGTAGGAGTCAATGACTTTTTTAGATTCTTAAATAAAGAAACAAAAGAGGTTGTTCTAATAGATTTAAAAAGAAAAGATCTTATTGGGAGTATGGCAGAAAAGATTAATGAAAATATTACAAATACAAAAGAGATTATTCTTGATGATATGAAATTTATGGAAAAAGTAAAAGATATTGTGTCGCAAATTAAAGATGGTAATTTATCTAAACGGCTTAATTATCATCCAAAAAGTTCTAATTTAAAAGATTTAAAAACAGAAATAAATGAAATGTTAAATGTTATGAATAATACCATTGGATCAGATATTAACGAAATAACTGAGGTATTAAATAAGTATTCAAAGCTGGATTTTAGGACAAAAATCAATAATGCCCAAGGTAAAGTTGAAAATAACATTTTAGATGTTGGAAATATTATAACGAACATGCTAATTGAGAACAAAAAAAACGGGCTTACTATCAATGAATCAGCCAAAGTACTATTAGAAAATGTAAATATTTTAAATACATCCTCCAATGAAGCAGCTGCATCTCTTGAAGAAACGGCAGCATCTTTAGAAGAAATAACCAGTAGCATTGTTCATAATACTGAAACTGTTATAAAAATGTCTTCTTATGCAAAAGAAGTTACAAGCTCTGTTAATGCAGGCCAAGAGCTTGCAAAAGAGACAACACGTTCTATGGATGAGATAAATACTCAAGTATTAGCTATTAGTGAAGCTATTGCCGTTATTGATCAAATTGCTTTTCAAACAAATATTCTTTCTCTTAATGCTGCTGTTGAAGCCGCAACTGCTGGAGAAGCAGGCAAAGGGTTTGCCGTTGTTGCACAAGAAGTACGAAACCTTGCTTCTCGTAGTGCAGAAGCAGCAAATGAAATAAAGGCCCTCGTAGAAAATGCGACTATTAAAGCAGACGGGGGTAAAAAAACTGCTGATAAAATGATTCAAGGATACAGCTCTCTAAATAGTAATATATCTAGAACTATTGAACTAATAAATGATGTATCAACGGCTTCATTAGAGCAACAAAAAGGAATAGAACAAATAAATGATGCTATTGGTTTACTTGACCAACAAACACAAAAAAATGCAGCAGTGGCTAATCAAACCAAAGAAATAGCAGATGAAACAATACATATTGCAAATAAAATTGTTCAAGATGCCAATGAAAAAGAATTTGAAGGAAAAGACAGTATTAAAGCAGAAAAAACCAATATAAGAACATTTGCACAAGAGATATCAAAGATGCCAATTAAAAATAAAAAACATTCTAAAAGCGAAATACTCACGATTGATGAACAGAAAAATACAAACCATAAAGAAGTACAAACACTTAGTGCTAATAAAAAAAGCTATGAAAATGAAGAATTAAGTGAATGGGAAAGTTTCTAG
- a CDS encoding EAL domain-containing protein — MSYDSNFILENVINFEILFEDAYNPILVIQDDYFVDCNKAALKMLDMANKKDLFHIHPSQISPEYQPCGMTSKEKANQIIHKCYKDGHSRFEWLHQTLQGKKFWTEVSLKTINIKEEKLLYVTFREISKKKEKQKELETYNQELIKNNKNLKKIQTQLDKTNKKSTDLLKTLTLLDRYKKALDETSIVTKTDLEGNLTYVNDKFCTTSGYTREELLGKKHNIVRHPDNKKDFFAHLWTTIKNKKTFKGIIKNTKKDGSTYYVDSTIMPILDNNDNIIEYIGIRNDVTSLYEKDKIIYEQFIDDLTRLPNRQKLIKDINKNIFPKMAIINIDSFKDINESYGLDIGDEVLKNFSRELLLFKSINLNIYRIGADEFALLSHGNYSFKELHKTCINFLKHIHHSKFIIDNNVFNLSCSIGISDHNKKLFTHSEMALSYAKKNDVELFIFDKEIDDFKNLKKNIELTQEIKYAINNDNILLYGQKIINNITQEVKYETLMRMKQKDGRILSPFDFLKQAKKAKLYPMMTKIMINKACEYFKDKTSKFSINLTLQDITNKDTIEFLINKLKQTNTSNRVLIEIVESEGIENFEEVSRFINKVKKIGCKVAIDDFGTGYSNFEYITRLNIDILKIDGSLIKNIHKNKKLLITVRSIVSFAKALNIDVVAEFVHCQEVYQIIKEIGITYSQGYLFHKPEALN, encoded by the coding sequence ATGTCATATGACAGTAATTTTATTTTAGAAAATGTTATCAATTTCGAGATTTTATTTGAAGATGCCTATAATCCCATACTTGTAATTCAAGATGACTATTTTGTTGATTGTAATAAAGCTGCTTTGAAAATGTTAGATATGGCTAATAAAAAAGACCTTTTTCACATTCATCCTTCTCAAATCTCGCCAGAGTATCAACCCTGTGGCATGACATCTAAGGAGAAAGCAAACCAAATAATACATAAGTGTTATAAAGATGGACACAGTCGTTTTGAATGGTTACATCAAACACTTCAAGGTAAAAAGTTTTGGACCGAAGTCTCATTAAAAACAATTAATATTAAAGAAGAGAAACTACTGTATGTAACATTTAGAGAGATTAGTAAAAAGAAAGAAAAACAAAAAGAACTAGAAACATATAATCAAGAATTAATAAAAAATAATAAGAATTTAAAAAAAATTCAAACTCAATTAGATAAAACAAATAAAAAAAGTACTGATTTATTAAAAACACTTACTTTGCTTGATAGATATAAAAAAGCACTTGATGAAACATCCATAGTAACAAAAACAGATTTAGAAGGAAATCTCACTTATGTAAATGATAAGTTTTGTACTACATCTGGCTATACAAGAGAAGAGTTACTTGGTAAAAAACACAATATTGTAAGACATCCCGATAATAAGAAAGATTTTTTTGCCCATCTATGGACTACAATAAAAAATAAAAAAACATTTAAGGGCATAATTAAAAATACTAAAAAGGATGGAAGTACTTATTATGTTGATTCTACAATTATGCCTATTTTGGACAATAATGATAATATCATTGAATATATTGGAATTCGAAATGATGTTACTTCTTTATATGAAAAAGATAAAATTATATACGAACAATTTATTGATGATTTAACTCGCTTGCCAAATAGGCAAAAACTTATTAAAGATATAAACAAAAATATTTTTCCTAAAATGGCAATAATTAATATTGATAGTTTTAAAGATATAAACGAGTCCTATGGTTTAGACATTGGAGATGAAGTTTTGAAAAATTTTTCAAGAGAACTTCTTTTATTTAAAAGTATAAATTTAAACATATACAGAATTGGAGCTGATGAATTTGCTCTTTTAAGTCATGGTAATTATTCTTTTAAAGAACTGCATAAAACATGCATCAATTTTTTAAAACATATTCATCACAGTAAATTTATTATTGATAATAATGTATTTAATTTATCTTGTAGTATTGGCATCTCAGACCATAATAAAAAACTATTCACTCATAGTGAAATGGCACTGTCTTATGCAAAAAAAAATGATGTAGAGTTATTCATCTTTGATAAAGAAATTGATGATTTTAAAAATCTAAAAAAGAATATAGAATTAACACAAGAAATTAAATATGCTATAAACAATGATAATATATTGCTTTATGGGCAAAAAATCATTAACAATATTACGCAAGAAGTAAAATACGAAACACTTATGAGAATGAAACAAAAAGACGGTAGAATTCTTTCTCCTTTTGATTTTTTAAAACAAGCAAAAAAAGCAAAACTTTACCCAATGATGACAAAAATTATGATTAATAAAGCCTGTGAATATTTTAAAGATAAAACAAGTAAGTTCTCCATTAATTTAACACTACAAGACATAACAAATAAAGATACCATTGAATTTTTAATAAATAAATTAAAACAAACAAATACCTCAAATAGAGTTTTAATAGAAATTGTTGAATCAGAAGGAATTGAAAACTTTGAAGAAGTCTCAAGATTTATTAACAAAGTGAAAAAAATAGGATGTAAAGTAGCGATTGACGATTTTGGCACTGGTTATTCTAACTTTGAATACATTACTAGACTAAATATTGATATTCTAAAAATAGATGGTTCCTTAATTAAAAATATTCATAAAAACAAAAAATTACTCATTACAGTTCGTAGTATTGTAAGTTTTGCAAAAGCATTAAATATAGACGTTGTTGCAGAATTTGTTCACTGTCAAGAAGTGTATCAAATCATTAAAGAGATTGGTATTACATATTCACAAGGTTACTTATTTCATAAACCAGAAGCATTAAACTAA
- a CDS encoding GIY-YIG nuclease family protein codes for MMSYFVYILECNDGTLYTGITKDISKRLDEHNYKDKGAKYTKARRPVKLLYEEKAENRSVASKREYCIKKLSRIKKLQLINNSL; via the coding sequence ATAATGTCGTATTTTGTTTATATTCTTGAGTGTAATGATGGAACCCTATATACAGGTATAACAAAAGATATTTCTAAACGTTTGGATGAGCATAATTATAAAGATAAAGGTGCCAAATATACTAAAGCAAGACGCCCTGTAAAACTCTTATATGAAGAAAAAGCAGAAAATAGAAGTGTTGCTTCCAAACGTGAATATTGTATTAAAAAACTAAGCCGCATAAAAAAACTTCAATTAATAAACAATTCTCTTTAA